A single region of the Candidatus Kryptoniota bacterium genome encodes:
- a CDS encoding 4Fe-4S dicluster domain-containing protein: MSYRADPSFISQLRKYGAVNIESCFNCGNCTAVCPLSSDEDNFPRRMIRYGQLGMKDKLLGSKELWLCYSCGECTATCPRQADPGEFMAAARRYAIARYDRVRLASLMYTSSIFNLLFLLFLAVVLGTFIYSFHGSMPTQSLRLFDFIPSEVIHDAGIIAGLVVILIAMLGSFSMISNIRRNIAIPEDIRFDHKSAMTETIAEVFTQRRYRRDCKTSLKTQPWYFQKWFLHASMLWGFMGLFLATALDFFLALTGTKPTGTWVPIWYPVRLLGTLAGLMLMYGTTGAIVKRLLKGDDSYRHSTSTDWSFLVILWLSGLTGFVLEVAVYLPEPHAWSYWMLLAHLIIVGELLILLPFTKFAHVIYRTMALYVHALKPLPETEPAVTEVKE; encoded by the coding sequence GTGAGTTATCGAGCGGATCCGAGCTTCATTTCCCAGCTTCGAAAATATGGAGCGGTGAATATCGAGTCATGCTTTAACTGCGGCAACTGTACCGCTGTGTGTCCTCTCTCTTCGGACGAAGACAACTTCCCGCGTCGGATGATCCGTTATGGACAACTTGGAATGAAAGATAAACTTCTCGGAAGCAAGGAGCTTTGGCTGTGCTATTCCTGCGGTGAATGCACGGCGACATGTCCGCGGCAGGCTGACCCGGGAGAATTCATGGCAGCCGCAAGAAGATATGCAATTGCCCGGTACGACAGGGTCCGACTTGCAAGCTTGATGTACACGTCATCCATATTTAACCTTCTATTTCTGCTCTTCCTGGCAGTGGTGCTGGGCACTTTCATTTACTCTTTCCATGGTTCAATGCCCACCCAATCGCTCCGCCTATTCGACTTCATTCCTTCCGAAGTGATCCATGATGCCGGAATCATCGCGGGTCTCGTCGTTATTTTAATCGCTATGTTGGGGTCCTTCAGCATGATCTCCAACATCAGAAGAAACATTGCTATTCCTGAGGATATTCGCTTCGATCACAAGTCGGCAATGACTGAAACAATCGCCGAAGTCTTCACCCAGCGGAGATATCGGCGCGATTGCAAGACTTCTTTGAAAACTCAGCCGTGGTATTTCCAGAAATGGTTTCTTCACGCGTCGATGCTCTGGGGATTCATGGGATTGTTCCTTGCGACTGCCCTTGACTTTTTCCTTGCCTTGACTGGAACGAAGCCGACAGGAACATGGGTGCCTATCTGGTATCCTGTCCGCCTGCTTGGAACGCTCGCAGGACTCATGCTCATGTATGGCACTACGGGTGCGATTGTTAAACGGTTGCTCAAGGGAGATGATTCATATCGACATTCTACCTCTACCGATTGGTCTTTCCTTGTGATCTTATGGCTATCGGGTCTGACGGGGTTTGTCTTGGAAGTTGCAGTTTATCTTCCGGAGCCGCACGCTTGGAGTTACTGGATGCTTCTCGCCCATTTGATCATTGTGGGAGAGCTGCTCATACTTCTGCCTTTCACAAAGTTTGCACATGTCATTTATAGAACAATGGCTCTTTACGTTCACGCTCTCAAGCCCCTACCGGAAACGGAACCTGCCGTGACTGAAGTAAAGGAATGA
- a CDS encoding DsrE family protein — translation MAEKMMVVCNGSAPSNIMPALIFASSGIALDYEVHMFFCPAGAQMLVKGELEKLGTPKGMPNPVNLFNTIMDQKGKVVFCELAIENKGIKPEDLRDKRIVIEKVPPFLMGASGAGMTFVF, via the coding sequence ATGGCTGAGAAAATGATGGTCGTATGCAACGGTTCAGCGCCAAGCAATATCATGCCGGCGTTGATTTTCGCTTCATCCGGCATTGCACTCGATTATGAGGTGCACATGTTTTTTTGTCCGGCTGGTGCACAAATGCTCGTAAAAGGTGAATTGGAGAAACTCGGGACACCTAAGGGGATGCCTAACCCAGTGAATCTGTTCAACACGATAATGGACCAGAAGGGCAAAGTCGTGTTCTGCGAGCTTGCAATTGAAAACAAAGGGATCAAGCCCGAGGACCTACGCGACAAGCGTATCGTCATTGAGAAAGTACCACCGTTCCTCATGGGTGCGAGCGGAGCGGGAATGACCTTCGTGTTCTAA
- a CDS encoding DUF5916 domain-containing protein, giving the protein MKAVKINRDIDLTGKLSDPLWKLVTPIGIDYEIQPGENTPARQKTLVYVLYNSDYVYFGFNCLDSSAKLIRANICDRDNMFSDDYVGILLDTYGTMQDGYELFVNPYAIQGDGMRTGNNEDMSFDCVWYSAAHISDSGWTAEMAIPFKSLRFPSFHEQHWIAEFVRNMPRDSRYQMTWTTIDRNNPCIFCQSGTIDSIEGIESSNNLELLPYVMGVQSGSLNDAGDPTSGFANGPVTGRVGTGVKYAPSSSFVLAGVLNPDFGEVESDATQISVNNTFAIFYPEKRPFFLEGASLFNTEASVFYSRMINDPLASVKLTDKAGLFSLAYLGAEDRQSPFIIPGEEGSDFVSSSLKSWSNVLRGRYNIGNESFVGGLLTSRNFTDAHNYVGTVDWNLLFAGNYYFTGQAGLSDTKEINDTSLFSSDRYFGSTPYTATFDGQSYSGGGYQVDIIRNARDYSFDLGGASVSPTFQAQDGFITSNDFRQITFWQGYTVYFNNSFVENASLQTNSGVKFNYDGTRKFAGGSIQAQATLKGQTYAYVYYYPVQEEMFHGVQFHKLYRTEAYLNTNPISSFYISLWAQVGRLIYRTDTPELGRGYNLSAEIVLKPTDRLSLDFTYARSRAWSYYAQQLFFDGYIVRAAVVYQFSPELFVRLIPQYDQFAKQLQVDPLISYKLNPFTVFYAGSDHNFTKFDQPYGMERTVQQFFLKVQYLWQN; this is encoded by the coding sequence TTGAAAGCGGTTAAGATAAACAGGGACATCGATCTCACTGGCAAATTGTCCGACCCGCTCTGGAAGCTAGTTACGCCGATTGGAATAGATTACGAGATTCAACCCGGCGAGAATACTCCTGCCCGTCAGAAAACTCTCGTCTATGTACTCTACAATTCCGATTACGTATATTTCGGGTTCAACTGCCTCGATTCCTCAGCTAAACTTATCAGGGCAAACATCTGCGACCGTGATAACATGTTCAGCGATGATTATGTCGGAATACTTCTAGATACTTATGGAACAATGCAAGATGGGTACGAGTTGTTTGTGAACCCTTACGCCATACAGGGTGATGGTATGAGAACAGGCAATAACGAGGACATGAGCTTCGATTGCGTATGGTACTCAGCGGCTCACATAAGTGATTCTGGCTGGACGGCAGAAATGGCAATCCCATTCAAGAGTCTTCGCTTTCCTTCGTTTCACGAGCAGCATTGGATAGCGGAATTTGTCCGGAACATGCCGCGTGACAGCCGCTACCAGATGACATGGACAACGATAGACCGCAATAATCCCTGTATCTTTTGCCAGAGTGGTACAATAGATAGCATAGAAGGGATAGAATCATCAAATAATTTGGAGCTTTTGCCCTATGTAATGGGAGTTCAGTCCGGATCGCTGAATGACGCCGGGGATCCTACGTCCGGCTTTGCAAACGGTCCGGTCACAGGAAGAGTCGGAACAGGAGTGAAGTATGCTCCATCATCGTCCTTCGTGCTGGCTGGCGTTTTGAATCCCGATTTTGGCGAAGTAGAATCTGATGCGACTCAAATCAGTGTCAACAACACATTTGCCATTTTCTATCCTGAGAAGCGACCATTCTTTCTGGAAGGTGCCAGCCTTTTCAATACTGAAGCGAGCGTATTCTATTCCCGCATGATAAACGATCCACTAGCGTCTGTGAAATTGACTGACAAAGCAGGCTTGTTTTCGCTTGCGTACTTAGGAGCCGAAGACAGGCAATCTCCGTTCATTATTCCGGGGGAGGAAGGAAGCGATTTTGTATCCTCTTCGTTGAAATCGTGGAGCAACGTTCTCAGAGGTAGATATAATATCGGCAACGAATCGTTCGTGGGCGGATTACTGACGAGCAGAAATTTCACGGATGCTCATAACTATGTTGGCACGGTTGATTGGAACCTCCTTTTCGCGGGCAATTACTATTTTACTGGACAGGCAGGTTTATCGGACACTAAAGAAATAAACGACACTTCTCTCTTTTCCAGCGACCGATATTTCGGCTCAACTCCGTACACCGCAACATTTGACGGACAGAGCTACTCAGGTGGAGGCTATCAAGTCGATATTATACGCAACGCTCGCGATTACAGCTTTGACCTTGGCGGGGCCAGTGTGTCTCCAACTTTCCAAGCACAAGACGGATTCATCACTTCAAATGATTTTCGCCAGATAACTTTCTGGCAGGGCTACACTGTTTATTTCAACAACTCGTTCGTCGAGAACGCCTCTCTGCAGACAAATTCCGGTGTGAAGTTCAACTATGATGGCACACGGAAATTCGCAGGCGGCTCAATCCAGGCTCAAGCAACCCTGAAGGGTCAGACATATGCTTATGTTTATTACTATCCCGTGCAAGAAGAAATGTTCCACGGAGTTCAGTTCCACAAACTTTACCGGACAGAAGCTTACCTAAACACAAATCCCATAAGCAGTTTCTATATAAGTTTATGGGCCCAGGTTGGAAGGCTTATCTATCGCACAGACACGCCCGAGCTTGGAAGAGGATACAATCTATCGGCCGAAATCGTCTTGAAACCGACCGACAGACTTTCACTTGATTTCACTTATGCGCGGTCACGGGCGTGGTCGTATTACGCGCAACAGCTTTTCTTCGATGGTTATATTGTGCGCGCGGCTGTTGTCTATCAATTCTCGCCGGAGTTGTTCGTGAGATTGATACCTCAGTACGATCAGTTTGCGAAGCAACTTCAGGTCGATCCGCTCATCAGTTACAAGCTCAATCCCTTCACCGTTTTCTATGCTGGCTCAGATCACAACTTCACAAAATTTGATCAGCCTTACGGAATGGAAAGGACAGTCCAACAGTTCTTCTTGAAAGTGCAATATTTGTGGCAAAACTGA
- a CDS encoding T9SS type A sorting domain-containing protein — MKSPKGPRRTLFIAYLPGVPTSVCSTAGTARPSGMMFGKKIVAIIPLVILIAGMAYGSGYKVPTKPASVAVADINLDGHPDIILGHEVEGVGGLLSILTNDGKGNLTLRDTLSTGAYETSIQVGDIDGDNEPDIVLLDYDQVSQTTAFRVVYDYGKYGFDSTRLFPLGQQITIWNYVLGSLRDSSHQDITFISSLSQEMGILYNDGKGGFLPPQYFNLDFTPASLAVGDIDGDGREDIAITGNLKIKIYLNKQSGLDTLSVNTSPIGVSNINITDIDNDGNNEIVGIDGGIPGTKKRLLVYKNDGTNNFQLSYSKWINEAMDQLFIADLNNDGYKDIIYNCSLYYPNSDSEVFRTYILFNNKDGTFQDPVYYYTGICSQVSCAADLDGNGWKDIITLNYDFYNPPPDTCSIHILFNDGTGKFEENPVTGIKDKKNQPLTFELYQNYPNPFNPSTIISYQLSGVSHVTLRMFDALGREVAELVNEKQTPGKHEVIFDAGARKLGSGVYFYELIVDEKRYMKKMLVIK, encoded by the coding sequence ATGAAAAGCCCTAAAGGTCCGAGAAGAACTCTGTTTATCGCTTATCTTCCAGGCGTCCCGACGAGTGTATGTAGTACTGCGGGCACTGCCAGACCTTCGGGGATGATGTTCGGGAAGAAGATCGTGGCGATAATACCACTTGTAATTCTTATTGCAGGTATGGCATATGGCTCAGGATACAAAGTCCCAACAAAACCTGCATCGGTTGCCGTTGCAGATATTAACTTAGACGGACATCCGGATATTATTCTGGGGCATGAAGTAGAGGGTGTCGGGGGACTTCTATCGATCCTCACGAACGATGGGAAGGGGAATTTAACATTGAGGGATACACTCTCCACCGGTGCTTACGAGACCTCAATTCAGGTTGGAGACATCGACGGAGACAATGAGCCCGACATAGTGCTCCTCGATTATGATCAAGTATCGCAGACCACGGCATTTCGGGTCGTATATGACTATGGAAAATATGGCTTCGACAGCACAAGACTATTTCCGCTTGGTCAGCAAATTACAATCTGGAATTACGTGCTGGGCAGCTTGAGGGACAGCAGCCATCAGGACATTACATTCATATCCTCATTGTCTCAAGAAATGGGTATTCTTTACAACGACGGAAAGGGAGGATTCTTGCCTCCACAATATTTCAATTTGGATTTCACCCCGGCGAGCTTGGCGGTTGGTGATATCGACGGAGATGGAAGAGAAGACATTGCAATTACCGGTAACCTCAAAATAAAGATCTACTTAAATAAGCAATCAGGACTTGATACCCTCTCTGTGAATACGAGCCCAATTGGAGTATCCAACATCAACATCACCGACATAGATAACGATGGGAACAACGAGATCGTCGGCATTGATGGAGGCATTCCCGGCACTAAGAAAAGACTATTAGTTTATAAGAATGACGGCACCAACAATTTCCAGCTAAGCTACAGCAAGTGGATCAATGAGGCGATGGATCAATTGTTCATAGCCGATCTGAACAACGATGGATACAAGGATATCATCTATAACTGTTCTCTTTATTATCCCAATTCCGATTCAGAAGTATTCCGGACATACATATTATTCAACAACAAAGATGGAACATTCCAGGATCCGGTGTATTACTACACGGGGATTTGTTCGCAGGTATCGTGTGCGGCAGACCTGGACGGCAACGGCTGGAAAGACATAATCACACTCAACTACGATTTTTATAATCCACCACCCGATACATGTTCGATTCATATTCTTTTCAACGATGGGACAGGCAAGTTCGAGGAAAACCCGGTTACAGGAATCAAAGATAAGAAGAACCAGCCCTTAACATTTGAGTTATATCAGAACTATCCAAATCCATTCAATCCGTCCACGATCATCAGTTATCAGCTTTCGGGAGTGAGCCATGTGACGCTAAGAATGTTTGATGCATTGGGACGAGAAGTAGCTGAACTAGTGAACGAGAAACAGACCCCCGGTAAACATGAAGTCATATTCGATGCAGGTGCTCGCAAACTGGGCAGTGGAGTGTACTTCTATGAATTGATCGTTGATGAAAAAAGATACATGAAAAAAATGTTGGTCATCAAATAG